In Pseudomonas lalkuanensis, the following are encoded in one genomic region:
- a CDS encoding methionine ABC transporter permease produces the protein MNELLANLDWVEIGQASIDTLTMLALALGFTVLLGLPLGVLLYLTGKKQMHEKPGFYRFASAVVNMLRSLPFIILLIVMIPLTTLLTGTSLGVAGAIPPLVAGCSPFFARLVETALREVDRGLVEATQSMGASTWQIIWHTLLPEARTGLIAAITVTAIVLVDYTAMAGVIGGGGLGDLAIRFGYQRFQTDVMVVTVALLVLLVQALQMSGDRLVIRYSRR, from the coding sequence ATGAACGAGCTGCTCGCCAACCTCGACTGGGTGGAAATCGGCCAGGCCAGCATCGATACACTGACCATGCTCGCCCTGGCGCTCGGCTTCACCGTGCTGCTCGGCCTGCCGCTGGGCGTGCTGCTCTATCTCACCGGCAAGAAGCAGATGCATGAGAAGCCCGGCTTCTACCGCTTCGCCTCGGCCGTGGTGAACATGCTGCGTTCGCTGCCGTTCATCATCCTGCTGATCGTGATGATTCCGCTGACCACGCTGCTCACCGGCACCTCGCTTGGCGTCGCCGGGGCCATCCCGCCGCTGGTGGCCGGCTGCTCCCCGTTCTTCGCACGGCTGGTGGAAACCGCGCTGCGCGAGGTGGACCGCGGACTGGTGGAGGCTACCCAGTCCATGGGTGCCAGCACCTGGCAGATCATCTGGCACACCCTGCTGCCGGAAGCCCGCACCGGGCTGATCGCCGCCATCACCGTCACCGCCATCGTGCTAGTGGACTACACAGCGATGGCCGGCGTGATCGGCGGAGGGGGCCTCGGCGACCTCGCCATCCGCTTCGGCTACCAGCGTTTCCAGACCGACGTGATGGTGGTCACCGTGGCTCTGCTAGTCCTGCTGGTGCAGGCCCTGCAGATGAGCGGCGACCGCCTCGTGATCCGCTACAGCCGCCGTTGA
- a CDS encoding LLM class flavin-dependent oxidoreductase encodes MSKQIRLNAFAMNAVGHLSPGLWRHPRDQARRYTDIHYWIELAQTLERGKIDGLFLADVLGVYDVYQGGPEQALRTAAQVPVNDPLLLVPAMAAATRHLGFGVTASVSFEHPYPFARRMSTLDHLTGGRAGWNIVTSYLESGARNIGLKHQLNHEQRYALAAEYLEVCYKLWEASWDEEAVVADVERCVYADPAKVHPIAHEGAHFQVPGFHLSEPSPQRTPVLYQAGASSRGKAFAAANAECVFVAAPTRHILRNQVADLRRQAELAGRKGSDIKVFNQLTVIVAPTDAEAQAKWREYREFSSHDGALTLMSGWTGIDFGQYAPDQVLRQVESNAIQSAVDAFTAADPSRTWTTAEIADYCALGGDGPLLVGSPKSVADELQAWVEETDVDGFNLSGIVAPETFVDIVDLLVPELQARGLFKREYEDGSLRHKLFGEGDRVAEPHPAARLRRRAGR; translated from the coding sequence ATGAGCAAGCAGATCCGCCTCAACGCCTTTGCCATGAACGCCGTGGGCCACCTGTCCCCCGGCCTCTGGCGCCATCCGCGCGACCAGGCGCGGCGCTACACCGATATCCATTACTGGATCGAGCTGGCGCAAACCCTGGAGCGCGGCAAGATCGACGGCCTGTTCCTCGCCGACGTGCTGGGCGTCTACGACGTCTACCAGGGCGGCCCGGAGCAGGCCCTGCGCACTGCCGCCCAGGTACCGGTGAACGACCCGCTGCTGCTGGTGCCGGCCATGGCCGCCGCCACCCGGCACCTGGGTTTTGGCGTCACTGCGTCTGTGTCCTTCGAACACCCGTACCCGTTCGCCCGGCGCATGAGCACGCTGGACCACCTCACCGGTGGCCGCGCCGGCTGGAACATCGTCACCTCCTACCTGGAGAGCGGCGCGCGCAACATCGGCCTCAAGCATCAGCTCAACCATGAGCAGCGTTATGCCCTGGCTGCCGAGTACCTGGAGGTCTGCTACAAGCTCTGGGAAGCCAGTTGGGACGAGGAAGCGGTGGTCGCCGACGTGGAGCGCTGCGTCTACGCGGACCCGGCCAAGGTGCACCCCATCGCCCATGAGGGCGCGCACTTCCAGGTGCCCGGCTTCCACCTCAGCGAGCCGTCGCCGCAGCGCACCCCGGTGCTCTACCAGGCCGGCGCTTCCAGCCGGGGCAAGGCCTTCGCCGCCGCCAATGCCGAGTGCGTGTTCGTCGCCGCGCCCACCCGCCACATCCTGCGCAACCAGGTGGCCGACCTGCGCCGTCAGGCCGAGTTGGCCGGGCGCAAGGGTAGCGACATCAAGGTCTTCAACCAGCTCACCGTGATCGTCGCACCCACTGATGCCGAGGCCCAGGCGAAATGGCGCGAGTACCGCGAGTTCTCCAGTCATGACGGCGCCCTGACACTGATGTCCGGCTGGACCGGCATCGATTTCGGCCAGTACGCGCCGGACCAGGTATTGCGCCAGGTCGAGAGCAACGCGATCCAGTCGGCGGTGGATGCCTTCACCGCTGCGGACCCGAGCCGTACCTGGACCACCGCCGAAATCGCCGACTACTGCGCCCTGGGTGGTGATGGCCCCTTGCTGGTGGGCTCGCCGAAAAGCGTGGCCGATGAGCTGCAGGCCTGGGTGGAAGAGACCGACGTGGACGGCTTCAACCTGTCCGGCATCGTCGCGCCGGAAACCTTCGTGGATATCGTCGACCTGCTGGTGCCCGAGCTGCAGGCCCGTGGCCTGTTCAAGCGCGAATACGAAGACGGCAGCCTGCGCCACAAGCTGTTCGGTGAGGGCGACCGCGTCGCCGAGCCGCACCCGGCTGCGCGGTTGCGCAGGAGGGCAGGGCGATGA
- a CDS encoding SfnB family sulfur acquisition oxidoreductase, with protein sequence MSQTPISAQYPVGIPDAQIIRSDAQAIEVAHRVAAFLLEGDAERDRTRQVPSEVVDVFSNSGLWGITVPKVFGGAEVSYATLAEVIAIISAADASLGQIPQNHYCLLEDIRLQGTYEQKRFFFGLALKGNRFANALSETGGKNVQDIQTRIRRDGDAHVINGRKGYCTGSLYAHWLAVLAVDEDDKAQLAFVPRGSEGLVIVDDWSSIGQRNTSSGTVLAQDLRVPAANLFPTYRSYESPTLAGPFAQITTAAIDAGIARAALRDTIAFVRDHARPWIDAEVEKASEDPLTIIQVGNLGIRLEAAEALLERAGKVMDAARPAPDEDNVAAASVAVAKAKVLTTEIAIEASNKLFELGGTRSTLARHNHDRHWRNARVHTLHDPVRWKYHVVGNWLLNGVKPPRHDWS encoded by the coding sequence ATGTCGCAAACCCCGATTTCCGCCCAATACCCCGTCGGCATTCCCGACGCCCAGATCATCCGCAGCGATGCGCAGGCCATCGAAGTGGCCCACCGCGTGGCGGCCTTCCTGCTGGAAGGCGACGCTGAGCGCGATCGCACCCGCCAGGTTCCTTCGGAAGTGGTGGATGTGTTTTCCAACAGCGGCCTCTGGGGCATCACCGTGCCCAAGGTGTTCGGCGGCGCCGAGGTGAGCTACGCCACCCTGGCTGAAGTGATCGCCATCATTTCGGCCGCCGACGCCTCCCTCGGGCAGATTCCGCAGAACCACTACTGCCTGCTGGAAGACATCCGCCTGCAAGGCACCTATGAACAGAAGCGCTTTTTCTTCGGCCTGGCGCTGAAGGGCAACCGCTTTGCCAATGCGCTGTCGGAAACCGGCGGCAAGAATGTCCAGGACATCCAGACCCGTATCCGCCGCGACGGCGACGCCCATGTCATCAACGGTCGCAAGGGCTACTGCACAGGTTCGCTCTACGCCCACTGGCTGGCGGTGCTGGCCGTGGATGAGGACGACAAGGCCCAGCTGGCCTTCGTCCCGCGCGGCAGCGAAGGGCTGGTGATCGTCGACGACTGGTCCAGCATCGGCCAGCGCAACACTTCCAGCGGCACGGTGCTGGCCCAGGACCTGCGCGTGCCGGCGGCGAACCTGTTCCCCACCTACCGCTCCTACGAGAGCCCGACCCTGGCCGGCCCGTTCGCCCAGATCACCACCGCTGCCATCGATGCCGGGATCGCCCGTGCGGCCCTGCGCGACACCATCGCCTTCGTCCGCGACCACGCCCGCCCCTGGATCGATGCCGAAGTGGAGAAGGCCAGCGAGGACCCGCTGACCATCATCCAGGTGGGCAACCTGGGGATTCGCCTGGAGGCTGCCGAAGCTTTGCTGGAACGTGCCGGCAAGGTGATGGACGCCGCTCGCCCGGCGCCGGACGAGGACAATGTGGCTGCCGCTTCGGTCGCCGTGGCCAAGGCCAAGGTGCTGACCACCGAAATCGCCATCGAAGCCTCCAACAAACTGTTCGAACTGGGCGGCACCCGCTCCACGTTGGCGCGCCACAACCATGATCGTCACTGGCGCAATGCCCGCGTGCACACCCTGCACGACCCGGTGCGCTGGAAGTACCACGTGGTCGGCAACTGGCTGCTCAACGGCGTGAAGCCGCCGCGTCACGACTGGTCCTGA
- a CDS encoding HPP family protein: MPQNPLRLWLQRLLPDASNALPREWLRAAVGGCLAVFLAALACSQLFGTDLALRLVAPFSASTLLLFAMTSSPVAQPWPVVAGNVLAAAIGLLASHWGLPPLATAATAFGLTLVAMQALRCLHPPSCAVALGAALGGPVVSEFGWHLLLPVLLGSLVLVGTAMLFNNLSGVPYPRKIAHPATGPHLTADPLPGERNGIAEVDLDRALAEFGSFVDVTRDDLQRLLHLTEKHALRRSMGDLRAARIMSRDLRTIAPDAPVSEAWKLLDRHHLKALPVLDDKQHLVGILTLSDLLGHAASAAPRSLADRFRARREAPVSRLMTRPVRCVTVDTPVVELVSLLSDRGLHCLPVLDDGGRVVGIVSQSDLIAALYRNWLQDLHQQPALQLAS, translated from the coding sequence ATGCCCCAGAACCCTCTGCGTCTCTGGCTGCAACGCCTGCTCCCGGACGCCAGTAACGCCCTGCCACGGGAGTGGCTGCGCGCTGCCGTTGGCGGCTGCCTCGCCGTGTTCCTGGCCGCCCTCGCTTGCAGCCAGCTGTTCGGTACCGACCTGGCGCTACGTCTGGTCGCCCCGTTCTCCGCCTCCACCCTGCTGCTCTTCGCCATGACCTCCAGCCCGGTGGCCCAGCCCTGGCCGGTGGTGGCCGGCAACGTTCTGGCGGCGGCCATCGGCCTGCTGGCCAGCCATTGGGGCCTGCCGCCGCTGGCGACCGCCGCAACGGCATTCGGCCTGACCCTGGTGGCTATGCAGGCCTTGCGTTGCCTGCATCCGCCAAGCTGCGCGGTGGCGCTGGGTGCAGCCCTCGGCGGCCCCGTGGTTTCCGAGTTCGGCTGGCACTTGCTGTTGCCGGTACTGCTGGGTTCGCTGGTCCTGGTGGGCACGGCAATGCTGTTCAACAATCTCAGCGGTGTCCCTTACCCACGCAAGATCGCGCATCCCGCCACCGGCCCGCATCTGACTGCCGATCCCTTGCCAGGCGAGCGCAACGGCATCGCCGAGGTTGATCTGGACCGCGCGCTGGCTGAGTTCGGCAGCTTCGTCGACGTGACCCGCGATGATCTCCAGCGCCTGCTCCATCTCACGGAAAAACATGCATTGCGGCGCAGCATGGGCGACCTGCGGGCGGCGCGGATCATGTCCCGCGACCTGCGCACCATCGCGCCGGATGCGCCGGTCAGCGAAGCCTGGAAGCTGCTCGATCGGCATCACCTGAAAGCCCTGCCGGTACTGGATGACAAACAGCATCTGGTGGGCATCCTGACCCTCTCCGACCTGCTCGGCCACGCCGCCAGCGCCGCACCACGCAGCCTCGCCGACCGCTTCCGCGCACGCCGCGAAGCGCCGGTGTCACGCCTGATGACCCGCCCGGTGCGCTGCGTGACCGTCGATACGCCCGTGGTTGAACTGGTGTCGCTGCTGTCCGACCGGGGCCTGCACTGCCTGCCGGTGCTGGACGACGGCGGCCGCGTGGTGGGCATCGTCAGCCAGAGCGACCTGATCGCCGCGCTCTACCGCAACTGGCTGCAGGACCTGCACCAGCAACCGGCGTTGCAGCTGGCGAGTTGA